ACCACGTTGCTCTCTGCCTTATTCAGTCCAGATGAGGGAAGGAGCGTGCGTCCATACTGtgtggaaaacacattttcaaagaaGAAAATCTGGTTTGGAGACTCAGAGCCCACCCACTCGCCCCCTGCCCATTCCGAGCAGCTAACGAGTCCCTTTAAAcctaaaaatgtaaagaaaaaaaagtggttttAACACGGAAACAAACTCCTTTTTCTGCGCTTCTCTGCCGTCGAGGCGAATCCTCTTTCAATCATTGTGATCGGAGCCGAAACGGCCTCATCTGAGTGAAACGCGTCTCACCTGTCAGAAGATGCAAATGTGTGGAGCACGCTGGGAGCCCAAACCACACCATCAATCCTGCAGGCCGCGGCCCCAGCACACTAAACTATGCGTGTCTGCTCTCGGCTCCATTTTTGAAAGAAGAGGTTATTGCAAACTCACTGCAAAACGATCTTTTGATGGATGCCCGGgattaaaaacaatgaaatacaTGCTGGGTTTCTTTTCTAGAAGCTGCTCCCTGTGTGTCCTAACTGGGATCCACCGTTACGTAATCCAACGGGACCAGTATAAGCACTGACAACTGTATTTGTTTACGCAGCACCAAAGAGTATCCAGTGGTGCCTCGCAGCACGGTGCGCCAGAGGGTGGGCTCCAGCCAGAGCCCCTACAGTGGAGACGTGCAAGGTATGGCCACCTCAAGCTCCCTGAGttcccagtactcccagtgCGAGAACGGGGTGACGAGTACTTCCCAGGATATGCTGCCTCAGTCGGGTTCGTACCCGCTGCCTCACAGTCACAGCCAGGACTACCACTGCATCAAGAGGAAAGGTAGGAAACGATCCCAGACTGTATTTTAATTCTGCTGTGGTGCTAAATAAAGTTCAAATAAGCTATAGTTTGAATAGAAGCGTCCAAATTTCTCTAATAGTGTTTTGTTTGGtcaaaatgtaaagaaaatgcCACTATTTAAGTGTTAATCCCCGAAAGAACGCTTGAAAACACTGTTATCGACTGTTGTCACTTGCAGTGGAGGACGACTGTCACTCCGGCGAGCACAGCTACAAGAAGGCTTATATGGACAGCTCGTCCAGCGAGGAGGACCATTACTATCGTCCTGTCAGCTACGCCCAAAGCCTCGGCCTCGCGGGGGGGCCGTACCGCAGCGAATCCAGTCAGCGGCAGGCGTGCATGTACGCCAGCGCCTCGCAGGGTGCCGAGCCCGTTCCCAGTTTGGAGGACATCAGCTGCAACACCTGGGCCAGCGTTTCGCCCTATGGGAGCTGCTCCGTCACCACCATGCAGCCGATGGAGCGACTGCCGTATCAACACTTCTCCGCTCACTTCACCTCAGGGTCGCTGGTGTCCAGACTTGGCGGGGTCGGGGGCCACGCCTCTCCCCAGCTGGGTGACGGTCACCACGCTGCCATGTACCAGAGCTCCATGACTCACCAGACTCTGGGCCGCCAGTGCAGTCCCGGGACTGGGATCCAGTCGCCAACAGCTGCCCTCCAGGGAAACGAGTACCTCTATACGCACGGCATCCCACGCACACTGTCGCCACACCAGTACCACACTGTACACAGCGTCAGCATCATGCCGGAGTGGAACGAGAACAGCTAAAATAGCTTTGGTTTGGAGAACTGAGCAGCAAAATGGACAAGAGGTTTAGGTACATTTCTATTTATCTTTATAGGGGATGTGCTGCTTGTCATCCTAATGAGATTAGCGTTGGTCGGCTGACGTCGGGTAGGAAAACAAGCACCGGATAGCTTCATTTGTCGCCACAGCATCTGCACTTATACGCAAACGTCAAAAATGTGACTACAGAGGAGCTCCACTAGAACTTTCACAAAGTCTGCAAGGGTGCAGAGAAAGTGTTATTTCAGCCTGAAAGCCAGTCTgggtcctttttttaaaaaaaaaaatcttagcTTTTCAAAGGGCACGTGAAACATTTTTGTAGTTACAGCAACTTACTTTCTAGTTACTTTTCTGTGAGTTAAAGAAAAGAGTTTttactgtgtctctctggtgcTTTTGCTTGCTCTTAACACAGTCAGGAGCGTCTCTCTGTTCCCCTGCTGGATTATATTTGCAGGCATGTAGGGGTTTGAACTCCATGCCAAAATATAACAGCATGACAGCATTTCAAAGTAGGACTGACGCACTACAACTGGCACCACTGTTCCAACCAGTCACAGGTGAGCTATAGAATAGAATATGAAAGGCGTTGATGCAGCCAAATGGCACAAGTTCAGCTATATTTTATACCTCTCGGTTCGAAGGGCGTGCCAGACTCCATGACAACATGATCATTGTTAGCCAAGCTGCTCATAGCCACATGTCATATTAGCATTAAACTATATCCAACAAATTCACCTTCCAGACCTCGGCGGCTACCATTTAAAGCATCGGTCATGATTACTAGCTGCTAATTAGATGTTGATTCTCACGGTAAAACGAATTAGCAGTGAAtacgcaggtgtgtgtttggccTCGAGCGTGGTGGGAAATACGACACCAAATTCATATaaatgtctctctctgtgtcaaCTGAATGTAATTAGGTAACGGTTGCTAACACCTTACAACTTTATAAGGTGATATGTCAGGGCTCGCAGGGTAATTTACTGTACTTAAGAGGCTGTAAGTTCCACTTTAGTTAGGGTAATTATTTGATCACAACTCTATAAAGCTTAGCAGTTGGTTTATGATTGTCATCGAGGCTCCGTCCTGATCGAGTTTACGCAACAACCTCTGCAACATACCCATAAATTTGATGTAGATGCCTTAATTCTGAggataaacaaaataaaagttaaaggaGTAGATTAACATTTCAATTTTCCATTCGACTgaaatttatttcttttaaagcaACACATattcctgcaggagcagagaaaAAGAACTCTTCACGCTGCAAACGAAGTCAAGGGTGTCGCAGATCGTTCCCTTAACACCCAATTAACCGTCCCTCGTAATGACAAACATAAAAGCTGTTAAAGGGTCGTAACAGGCCGCCATTTTCTAAGATCTCAGAAGGTGAAACATATTTTCCACGGTGTTATCGGAACCTATTTTCAACAATTTAAAGAGAAACGGAACCTTGCGAGACCTGCAGCCACAGGCTGCTTCGTAGAGGCAGCGAAGGTTCTGCCTggtcacagcaggaaaacagcaaTAACAGCATTAGTGGCTCAGCTCCTGAAACCTGCTCACAGTAACAGGATGGATCATTACGATACCTGCGAGACTCCTGCACAAGTTGGCCAAATTCATCCACTCGAATTTAATGGAACACTTTGAAAAACACCGTCTATGTAGTGTCCTCATGGGCGTTATATGGATGAAATAATCGAGTGTTTCTGTCACCTTATTAACTGACTTACATAAACAACATTCTGTTCAGCCTCTTGCTTTACCCTGTCAAAGTGTGAGCTCTAAGCTAGTTTATATTTACCCCCAAAATGGCACTTCTGTGGTAATTCAATGTCAAGCAGCAGCCCCACACCAAATATATACATTTGTAAAGTCCAGCAAAGGATGACGAAGCAAAATGCGAGTCTCATTCTCTAATATCAGAGTTACAGTATGTGTGACATGTGGACAAAGGCTCATTTTTAACTGCTTTCAGTTGATAGAATGCTATTTGTTAATAGTATTTATTTTTCAACTATGTAAATCAGCTTGCTCCTGCATGTTTCAGAAATAGATTGtcccatttcctttttttaatggcctgttttttttttaaatgattgtttaTAGGGTTTTCTACTCATACTTATATAGAAAACAGGTTATGGCTATAGTAGTCAAAAAGTGGCTAAACAAGGTCGAGACGCAATTTTGTAAATACCTGTGTACATAATAGTATACCAGCAATAAATTAAAAAGCTGAGGGTCAGTTTGTTCTGTTCTTTTATGTCTGTTTGCATTTCCTGATACGCACAATAGTCAAATTATCTAGAAGGCGACACCAGTTCACCAGTAGATGCAAATCAGCCCTGTTCCAGCATCCCTTTACCAGAAGATAATCCGAGGGATTAACTGTCTGTTGTCTGGACCTGCACACCCATGTAATCCTCGAGAGCCCGGCTCCGGCCCCCGCTCGCAACACTGTCTGCAGTTTAGTCGTTGCATCACCAACAACTCAAGGGATGGTGGAAAATCGTGCAATATTTCTGATTCAAATTGTCATTCTGATGCACAAACATGAAAGATGAGCTCTTTTCTGTCACGAAGGAGAACTTCGCCGGCGATTGTATTTTATTAACAAACCTTCTTTGATCATCAAAGAACCCAGTGTTCAAAAAAAATTCCAAGAAATAATCCCAAAGGTTAATAATCCTCAGCGAAGAACTCGGGCAAACGGGAACAGACAGGGAGCAGGCGAAGGCTTGGTCGGACAGAAGAAACAGGTCGGAAACAGGAAGTCGATCCAAAGAATAACGCTGAAGCGTCGCACACAACCAGGAAAAGTGTGAC
The sequence above is drawn from the Takifugu rubripes chromosome 6, fTakRub1.2, whole genome shotgun sequence genome and encodes:
- the tbx5a gene encoding T-box transcription factor TBX5-A yields the protein MSNFGDCSCRSSVMADQEETFGLQNSPSGSDSRDLPNDNNKSEKQNGTSSKSPSSQTTYIQQGMEGIKVYLHERELWTKFYEVGTEMIITKAGRRMFPSFKVKVTGLNPKTKYILLMDVVPADDHRYKFADNKWSVTGKAEPAMPGRLYVHPDSPATGAHWMRQLVSFQKLKLTNNHLDPFGHIILNSMHKYQPRIHIVKADENNGFGSKNTAFCTHVFPETAFIAVTSYQNHKITQLKIENNPFAKGFRGSDDMELHRMSRMQSTKEYPVVPRSTVRQRVGSSQSPYSGDVQGMATSSSLSSQYSQCENGVTSTSQDMLPQSGSYPLPHSHSQDYHCIKRKVEDDCHSGEHSYKKAYMDSSSSEEDHYYRPVSYAQSLGLAGGPYRSESSQRQACMYASASQGAEPVPSLEDISCNTWASVSPYGSCSVTTMQPMERLPYQHFSAHFTSGSLVSRLGGVGGHASPQLGDGHHAAMYQSSMTHQTLGRQCSPGTGIQSPTAALQGNEYLYTHGIPRTLSPHQYHTVHSVSIMPEWNENS